In one Prochlorococcus marinus XMU1404 genomic region, the following are encoded:
- a CDS encoding aminotransferase class I/II-fold pyridoxal phosphate-dependent enzyme, whose product MKKIKIPKNRIRKLKTFSLGKKPFELLSLNSHNKKLIDLCSNDYFGLSRDKDLIKAAYEISLLEGLGSGSSRFITGSRPIHKLLEKELAEWLDKQKVLLFPSGFQANIAAIQALANRKSIVITDKLIHNSLLVGVKAAQAKLVRFSHNNLKDLEDKIIKSDPKKNSILVVVESLYSMEGSIAPLREITEICKKNSVQLLVDEAHAIGIMGPEGRGLSFNCRSDITMITGTFGKAFGSGGAFIASNSEVGEYIIQTSDAFRYTTALAPSLAAGALEGLKKILENKEWGSELLSSAKVWKDEIIKNFIFPVQGDSQILSIIVGQEEKAIYLQKYLEENGFLAIAIRPPTVPVGQSRIRITIRRNLDFNLLQNFIAVLKEFK is encoded by the coding sequence ATGAAAAAAATAAAAATTCCAAAAAATAGAATCCGCAAATTAAAAACATTTTCTTTAGGTAAAAAACCATTCGAACTTCTAAGTTTAAATTCGCATAATAAAAAACTCATAGACTTATGCAGCAATGACTATTTTGGATTAAGTAGGGACAAGGATTTAATAAAAGCTGCTTACGAAATAAGCCTTTTAGAGGGTTTGGGTTCAGGAAGCTCTAGGTTTATTACGGGTTCAAGACCAATACATAAATTATTAGAGAAAGAACTTGCAGAGTGGCTTGATAAACAAAAAGTACTACTTTTCCCAAGTGGATTTCAAGCAAACATAGCCGCTATCCAGGCTTTAGCAAACAGAAAAAGTATCGTAATAACAGATAAATTGATCCATAACTCTTTATTAGTGGGAGTCAAAGCTGCTCAAGCAAAACTGGTTCGATTTTCACATAATAATCTAAAAGATTTAGAAGATAAAATTATTAAATCTGACCCTAAAAAAAATTCCATTTTAGTTGTTGTTGAATCTCTTTATAGCATGGAGGGTTCAATTGCTCCGCTAAGAGAAATAACAGAAATTTGCAAAAAAAATAGTGTTCAATTATTAGTTGACGAAGCTCATGCAATTGGGATAATGGGCCCTGAAGGCAGGGGTTTAAGTTTTAATTGCCGTTCGGATATAACTATGATTACTGGAACTTTTGGAAAAGCATTTGGCAGTGGTGGGGCTTTCATCGCTTCAAATTCAGAAGTTGGTGAATATATTATCCAAACAAGTGATGCATTTAGATACACAACCGCGCTTGCTCCATCTTTAGCTGCTGGGGCACTAGAAGGATTGAAAAAAATTTTAGAAAATAAAGAATGGGGTAGTGAATTGTTATCTTCTGCCAAAGTATGGAAAGATGAAATTATTAAAAATTTTATTTTTCCAGTTCAAGGAGATTCTCAAATTTTATCAATTATTGTTGGCCAAGAAGAGAAGGCAATTTATTTACAAAAATATCTTGAAGAAAATGGGTTTTTAGCAATTGCCATAAGACCTCCAACTGTTCCAGTGGGGCAATCTAGAATCAGAATAACAATAAGAAGAAACTTAGATTTTAATCTGCTACAAAATTTCATTGCAGTATTAAAAGAGTTTAAATGA
- a CDS encoding methyltransferase domain-containing protein, with amino-acid sequence MDNKKWNEKIKNNFNDAASRYLEYSNIQKFFAGKIVHLIKEFNPQKKGEWIDLGSGPGLLADQIEKVFSSQKVSRIDFSKKMLLENKLSSKKILWDLNNYLPHEINNCSLITSNFCIHWLNNPEKIIKNWFSKLMPGGFLIISYPTKDCFPEWKDTCRKIDIEYSGLNFLGSKELLKDFRSTEIHYSEKFNYLENFEDVYKLFRSIKNVGAQSTNYKRKTVKELKEIQKFWPKNYNNTVNLSWQIEIQIIKKL; translated from the coding sequence ATGGATAATAAAAAGTGGAATGAGAAAATAAAAAATAATTTCAATGATGCTGCATCTCGATATTTAGAATATTCAAATATTCAGAAGTTTTTTGCAGGAAAGATTGTTCACCTTATCAAAGAATTTAATCCCCAAAAAAAAGGTGAATGGATTGATCTAGGATCAGGTCCAGGGCTATTAGCTGATCAAATAGAAAAAGTTTTTTCTTCCCAAAAAGTATCCAGAATTGATTTCAGCAAAAAAATGCTTCTTGAGAATAAATTATCTAGTAAAAAAATTTTATGGGATTTGAATAATTATTTACCTCATGAAATCAATAACTGTTCTCTAATAACATCAAACTTTTGCATACATTGGTTAAACAACCCAGAAAAGATAATAAAAAATTGGTTCAGTAAATTAATGCCTGGAGGTTTTCTAATTATTTCATATCCAACAAAAGATTGTTTCCCTGAATGGAAAGATACTTGTAGAAAAATTGATATTGAATATAGTGGTCTTAATTTCCTTGGCTCAAAAGAATTATTAAAAGATTTCAGATCAACTGAAATACATTATTCAGAAAAGTTTAATTATCTTGAAAATTTTGAAGATGTATATAAGCTTTTTAGAAGCATTAAAAATGTAGGGGCACAGTCAACAAACTATAAACGCAAAACAGTGAAAGAGTTAAAAGAAATTCAAAAGTTTTGGCCAAAGAATTACAATAATACAGTGAACCTTTCATGGCAAATTGAGATTCAAATCATAAAGAAATTATGA
- the bioD gene encoding dethiobiotin synthase, giving the protein MRSQDSIFKFIICGTDTDIGKTLISSFFVKGLNSFYWKPIQSGIESQTDSQTVKELAQVSKEKIVKEAYVFTKPLSPHWAAEIDQKTINFEMLRLPKVKGSLIVETAGGLMVPITRNFLQIDQIKQWDLPVILVCKSSLGTLNHTLLSIEALKRRNIEILGLVVNGEKHMDNPKTLVDFSGIPLITEFPYIKKMDSKNLDILWKELDIKNKLISLINSKIS; this is encoded by the coding sequence ATGAGAAGTCAGGATAGTATTTTCAAATTTATAATTTGTGGAACAGATACTGATATTGGAAAAACTTTAATAAGCTCTTTTTTCGTTAAAGGCTTAAATTCCTTTTATTGGAAGCCTATTCAAAGTGGTATTGAATCGCAAACCGATAGTCAAACTGTTAAGGAGCTTGCACAAGTTAGTAAAGAGAAAATAGTTAAAGAAGCTTATGTCTTTACAAAACCTCTATCTCCTCATTGGGCCGCTGAAATAGATCAAAAAACTATTAACTTTGAAATGTTGAGATTGCCAAAAGTAAAAGGATCACTAATTGTAGAAACTGCAGGCGGATTAATGGTTCCAATAACACGCAATTTTTTGCAAATAGATCAAATAAAACAATGGGATCTTCCCGTAATACTTGTATGTAAGAGCTCACTTGGTACTCTTAACCATACCCTGTTAAGTATTGAGGCCTTAAAACGAAGAAATATTGAGATTTTAGGTTTAGTAGTCAACGGCGAAAAACACATGGATAATCCAAAAACTCTTGTTGATTTTAGTGGTATTCCGTTAATCACTGAATTTCCTTACATCAAAAAAATGGACTCAAAGAATTTAGATATACTATGGAAAGAACTTGACATTAAAAATAAGTTGATCTCACTCATAAATTCAAAAATAAGTTAA
- the bioA gene encoding adenosylmethionine--8-amino-7-oxononanoate transaminase, with protein sequence MKSLDSKAPNQDWHPNIWPPFTQINTSKPQIEVTHGKDALLFTKDPKKELIDGISSWWVTLHGHSNEYIADAIFDQAKNLEQVIFADFLHPQAKKLAERLSKLTKLERLFFSDNGSTAVEVALKIAFQSWQNRGETRSQIVAFDGAYHGDTFGAMALGERNIFNENFDDLMFPVRRVPWPSTWMNDETVENKEKEAIQNLETLLKTPTVAVILEPLVQGAGGMNMVRPQFIKKVYETIKNNNSLLIADEVLTGFGRCGSLFAFQKAKIIPDLISISKGLTGGFLPMGITLCKENIFQSFIDDSPRKTFWHGHSFTANPLGCAAANASLDLLEKEPQKYLSLEKKHLSYLIQFKNLPYIKKIRVSGTIAAFDLEIGKKKGYFNNIGKEIKSRAMEQGLFIRPLGNVIYLLPPLCITDDQLEKSYWIIRQILDNL encoded by the coding sequence ATGAAATCTTTGGATTCAAAAGCTCCAAATCAAGATTGGCACCCAAATATTTGGCCACCTTTTACACAAATCAATACAAGCAAACCACAAATAGAAGTAACTCATGGTAAAGATGCCCTTCTATTCACTAAGGATCCTAAAAAAGAACTTATAGACGGAATAAGTAGTTGGTGGGTAACTCTTCATGGTCATAGTAACGAATATATTGCGGATGCCATTTTCGATCAAGCAAAAAACCTTGAGCAAGTTATCTTTGCGGATTTCTTACATCCTCAGGCAAAAAAATTAGCAGAAAGGCTTAGTAAATTAACTAAACTAGAAAGACTATTCTTTTCTGATAACGGCTCTACTGCAGTGGAAGTAGCCTTAAAAATTGCCTTCCAATCATGGCAAAATAGAGGTGAGACAAGATCTCAAATAGTGGCTTTTGATGGTGCATATCATGGTGATACATTCGGAGCAATGGCTTTAGGTGAGAGAAATATTTTTAATGAGAATTTCGATGATCTTATGTTCCCAGTTAGGAGAGTCCCATGGCCATCAACTTGGATGAATGATGAAACAGTAGAAAACAAAGAAAAAGAGGCAATTCAAAATTTAGAAACTCTACTTAAAACTCCCACAGTAGCAGTTATCCTTGAGCCTCTTGTTCAAGGAGCAGGAGGGATGAATATGGTTAGGCCACAGTTTATTAAAAAAGTTTATGAAACTATAAAAAATAATAATTCTTTATTAATTGCCGATGAAGTATTGACTGGGTTTGGAAGATGTGGAAGCCTTTTTGCGTTTCAAAAAGCAAAAATCATTCCTGATTTAATAAGTATTTCAAAAGGCTTAACTGGTGGATTTTTACCGATGGGAATTACTTTATGTAAAGAAAACATTTTTCAATCCTTTATTGATGATTCTCCAAGAAAAACTTTTTGGCATGGACATAGTTTTACTGCAAATCCTTTAGGTTGTGCTGCGGCAAACGCTAGTCTTGATTTATTAGAAAAAGAACCTCAAAAATACCTTTCGCTCGAAAAAAAACATTTATCTTATTTAATTCAATTTAAAAATTTACCATACATAAAAAAAATTAGAGTCTCTGGTACAATTGCAGCCTTCGATTTAGAAATTGGGAAGAAAAAAGGTTATTTCAATAATATTGGGAAAGAAATAAAGAGTCGAGCGATGGAGCAAGGTTTATTTATAAGACCCCTCGGGAACGTTATTTACCTCTTGCCACCCCTTTGTATAACCGATGATCAATTAGAAAAAAGTTACTGGATAATCAGGCAAATCTTAGACAATCTGTAG
- a CDS encoding DUF3143 domain-containing protein — MNHSKKPINQHSLQSLELWLTDLGAVKDSNNPSKWYLLLSNWNATIIFEQEDLSVNWEIGGQETKRLFSYCINREDVENAILQGP; from the coding sequence GTGAATCACTCTAAAAAACCTATTAACCAACATTCACTGCAATCATTGGAATTGTGGCTAACTGATTTAGGTGCTGTGAAGGATAGTAATAATCCATCTAAATGGTATCTCTTACTATCAAATTGGAATGCCACTATTATTTTTGAACAAGAAGATTTGAGTGTTAACTGGGAAATTGGAGGACAAGAAACTAAAAGGCTATTTTCGTATTGTATTAATAGAGAAGATGTAGAAAATGCAATACTTCAAGGACCTTAA
- a CDS encoding J domain-containing protein, which yields MKGETSYYKILGVNENASNHELRKAFCRLSIELHPDTTSLEIDVAKSKFQEVLEAYENLNNSNLRKIYDDKLKEKSRRKNNVNVFNNLLIDSNNQNLIGNRRPFSNGELFSLFLLIMIISISLICSIFIASFTGKELDTIPLWLIK from the coding sequence TTGAAAGGGGAAACTTCCTATTACAAAATTTTAGGTGTAAATGAAAATGCATCAAATCATGAATTAAGAAAGGCATTTTGTAGACTCTCCATAGAGTTGCATCCTGATACAACTTCATTAGAAATAGACGTTGCTAAAAGTAAATTCCAAGAAGTTTTAGAAGCTTATGAAAATTTAAATAATAGTAATTTGAGGAAAATATATGATGATAAACTAAAGGAAAAATCTAGAAGAAAAAATAATGTTAACGTTTTCAATAATTTATTAATCGATTCTAATAATCAAAATTTAATAGGGAATAGAAGACCTTTTTCAAATGGAGAATTGTTTTCGTTATTCCTCTTAATAATGATCATTTCTATTAGTTTGATTTGTTCAATTTTTATTGCGTCTTTTACTGGTAAAGAATTAGATACAATACCCCTTTGGTTAATAAAATAA
- the rsmG gene encoding 16S rRNA (guanine(527)-N(7))-methyltransferase RsmG, translated as MKKQNIPEEIFSLINEREINMFQELQIKIRELNNKTNLTRLINGDDYWISQVFDSIWPFKTFPNINYDNKKFLDIGSGCGFPGLAYAITHPSSEIYLIDSSKKKTDALKILIKKINFKNNIHVINNRIENIAHQSSFRNSFNIATTRAVSNPSTVSEYILPMLNKEGLGVLYCGKWADEESKNLNKTLEILEGKFKEKKKILLPRNKGTRNVILIEPKNFCPEIYPRKVGKPEKNPL; from the coding sequence ATGAAAAAACAAAACATTCCAGAAGAAATCTTTTCCTTAATAAATGAACGAGAAATAAATATGTTTCAAGAGTTACAAATTAAAATTAGAGAATTAAATAATAAAACTAATCTAACGAGATTAATTAATGGCGATGATTATTGGATTTCACAAGTTTTTGACAGCATTTGGCCATTTAAAACTTTCCCTAATATTAATTATGATAATAAAAAATTTTTAGATATTGGATCTGGATGTGGCTTTCCTGGTTTAGCTTATGCCATAACTCATCCTAGTTCAGAGATATACCTTATTGATTCTTCAAAAAAGAAAACAGATGCATTAAAAATCTTAATTAAAAAGATCAATTTCAAAAACAATATTCATGTAATCAATAATCGAATTGAAAACATAGCTCATCAATCTTCATTTAGAAATAGTTTCAATATAGCCACCACTAGAGCGGTGAGTAATCCATCAACAGTTTCAGAATATATACTGCCAATGCTAAACAAAGAGGGGTTGGGAGTTTTATATTGTGGCAAATGGGCTGATGAAGAAAGTAAAAATCTAAATAAAACTTTAGAAATTTTAGAAGGAAAATTTAAAGAGAAAAAGAAAATTTTGTTACCAAGAAATAAGGGTACCCGAAATGTTATTCTTATTGAACCAAAAAATTTTTGCCCTGAAATTTACCCAAGAAAAGTTGGCAAACCTGAAAAAAATCCATTATAA
- a CDS encoding aldo/keto reductase yields the protein MQYRRFGRTNLNIPILSLGGMRFQKSWDQLDFSEISYEEQNKVENILNLANKYGLSHVETAKYYGTSEVQLGMGFQNTKKIPNIIQTKIPPNSDPKIFEREVMTSIDKLRVKRIDLLAIHGINTAEHLHQTVKDGGCIDILRSLQKKKLLGSIGFSTHGKSSLIEKAISTNLFDYVNLHWYFINQENTKVINLANKYDLGVFIISPTDKGGHLHTPSNKMLELCSPLHPIVFNDLFCLRNKNVHTLSVGIAKEADFDLHLEAVSLLSESDKYIPKIINKLKQESVNSLGLDWYHNWNRNLPSWEYTPGNINIPVLLWLSNLVEWLDLEGFAKARYQLLGNGSHWFPGCNANLLDVDVSEDQLLKVLEAHINPKKVINKLRILKEKFGDRVAKRLSEK from the coding sequence ATGCAATATCGGAGATTTGGTCGAACAAATTTAAACATTCCTATTTTATCTTTGGGTGGGATGAGATTTCAAAAAAGTTGGGATCAATTAGATTTTTCGGAGATATCATATGAAGAACAAAATAAAGTAGAAAACATATTAAATCTGGCAAATAAATATGGCTTAAGTCACGTAGAAACTGCCAAATACTATGGAACATCTGAGGTTCAATTAGGAATGGGTTTTCAAAATACTAAAAAAATCCCAAACATTATTCAAACAAAAATACCTCCAAATAGCGATCCAAAAATTTTTGAAAGAGAAGTTATGACAAGTATTGATAAATTAAGAGTTAAAAGAATTGATTTGCTAGCAATACATGGCATTAATACAGCTGAACATTTACATCAGACTGTTAAAGATGGAGGCTGTATAGATATTTTAAGGAGTTTGCAAAAAAAAAAATTACTTGGATCTATTGGATTTTCGACCCATGGAAAATCTTCACTTATTGAGAAAGCCATATCAACAAACTTATTTGATTATGTAAATTTGCACTGGTATTTCATCAATCAAGAAAATACAAAGGTTATAAATTTGGCAAATAAGTATGATCTTGGTGTTTTCATAATAAGTCCCACTGATAAAGGGGGACATCTGCATACTCCTTCAAACAAAATGTTGGAACTTTGTAGTCCACTTCATCCTATAGTTTTTAATGATCTTTTTTGCTTAAGAAATAAAAATGTCCATACTCTTAGTGTGGGTATTGCAAAAGAGGCAGATTTTGATCTTCATTTAGAAGCTGTCTCGTTGTTGTCAGAATCTGATAAGTATATTCCAAAGATAATAAACAAATTAAAGCAGGAATCAGTTAATTCTTTAGGTTTAGATTGGTATCACAATTGGAATAGAAATTTACCGAGTTGGGAATATACTCCAGGAAATATTAATATTCCTGTTCTGCTTTGGCTCTCAAATTTAGTAGAGTGGTTAGACTTGGAGGGATTTGCAAAAGCTAGATATCAATTGCTTGGTAATGGAAGTCATTGGTTCCCAGGATGTAACGCTAACTTATTAGATGTGGATGTATCTGAAGACCAATTATTAAAAGTTTTAGAAGCCCATATAAATCCAAAAAAAGTTATAAATAAATTAAGAATTTTAAAAGAAAAGTTTGGAGATAGGGTTGCTAAAAGACTATCAGAGAAATAA
- a CDS encoding ferredoxin, which yields MDSIDPFNNFEENIEITGFEPVLGGQLAEKAVWVDEAKCIGCKYCVHVASNTFIVDEFHGRSRAIRQDGDSIDLIEEAIDTCPVDCIHWVKFEELDDLENSLDRDMFQSFGKPPRMNKH from the coding sequence ATGGATTCTATAGATCCATTTAATAATTTTGAAGAGAATATCGAAATAACAGGCTTTGAGCCTGTATTAGGTGGACAATTAGCAGAGAAAGCCGTATGGGTTGATGAGGCAAAATGTATTGGTTGTAAATATTGTGTACACGTTGCTTCGAACACTTTCATAGTTGATGAATTTCATGGTAGAAGTAGAGCTATTAGACAAGATGGAGATAGTATCGATCTTATAGAAGAAGCTATAGATACTTGCCCTGTTGATTGTATTCACTGGGTCAAGTTTGAAGAATTGGATGACTTGGAGAATAGCCTAGATAGGGACATGTTTCAATCATTTGGAAAACCACCAAGAATGAATAAGCACTAA
- a CDS encoding DUF1257 domain-containing protein, producing the protein MSHFSTIKTQLKEAEPLIKALTNLGYPINQEEKLVKGYRGQFTPVDISMNLPCNTKVGFKWDKNSNAYELVTDLDLWKFEIPVERFISKVTQMYAYETIISKTIDDGYQIVEQKNKNDGSIELVLTKWDS; encoded by the coding sequence ATGTCACATTTTAGTACTATAAAAACCCAGCTTAAAGAAGCCGAACCCTTAATCAAGGCTTTAACTAATCTGGGTTATCCTATTAATCAAGAAGAAAAGTTAGTAAAAGGCTATAGAGGCCAATTTACACCAGTTGATATAAGCATGAATTTACCTTGTAATACAAAAGTTGGGTTTAAATGGGACAAAAATTCAAATGCTTATGAATTAGTTACTGACTTAGATTTATGGAAATTCGAGATCCCAGTTGAAAGATTCATTTCTAAAGTTACTCAAATGTATGCTTACGAAACAATTATTTCAAAAACAATAGATGATGGATACCAAATTGTGGAACAAAAAAACAAAAATGATGGTTCTATTGAGTTGGTTTTAACCAAGTGGGATAGCTGA
- a CDS encoding DUF2997 domain-containing protein → MPQKTLRFKIHQDGRVEETVEGFTGNSCNEVTKNLEDALGKVIVKNKTSDAFISNQNENLNQQNNESNVTF, encoded by the coding sequence ATGCCTCAAAAAACATTGAGATTCAAAATTCATCAAGATGGAAGAGTTGAAGAGACTGTTGAGGGATTTACTGGTAATTCATGCAATGAAGTTACTAAAAATCTCGAAGATGCTCTCGGTAAAGTAATAGTTAAGAATAAAACATCTGATGCTTTCATCTCTAATCAAAATGAAAACTTAAACCAACAAAACAACGAATCTAATGTCACATTTTAG
- a CDS encoding HEAT repeat domain-containing protein, whose product MTKNKDPNKEGLAEIAVDPDILAQELALEIEVDPLEQIDEDSFSKGLNIAQECNEALKMLRGNREERIQGLRIFCEYRDQRSFTFLLPLLDQPCPVERMSAVYALGRNPFPSAVQKLVSLLETDDNAYVRRATAWSLANYDNQIVLKPLINALKNDVAAVRLWSSSSLAEIGNVSYENAQLAAEQLLISLRIDNESGVRSNCIWSLCRLYEKLNNTFQESFVDECTKIALFDKEPSVMEEAKTALDSMGMQGFYN is encoded by the coding sequence ATGACAAAAAATAAAGATCCTAATAAAGAAGGCTTAGCTGAAATCGCTGTTGATCCGGATATTTTAGCCCAAGAATTGGCTTTAGAAATTGAAGTAGATCCATTAGAGCAGATTGATGAAGATTCTTTTTCAAAAGGTTTAAATATCGCTCAAGAGTGTAATGAAGCTTTGAAAATGCTAAGAGGTAATAGAGAAGAAAGAATACAGGGCTTAAGAATATTTTGTGAATATAGAGATCAAAGATCTTTTACTTTTTTGTTACCTTTACTTGATCAACCTTGTCCTGTAGAGAGAATGAGCGCGGTATACGCTTTAGGTCGTAATCCATTCCCTAGCGCAGTCCAGAAACTTGTCAGTCTTTTAGAGACTGACGACAACGCTTATGTTAGAAGAGCGACTGCATGGAGTTTGGCTAATTATGATAATCAAATTGTTTTAAAGCCGCTAATAAATGCATTGAAGAATGATGTTGCTGCAGTAAGGTTATGGTCGTCAAGTTCTTTAGCTGAAATTGGAAATGTTTCTTATGAAAACGCTCAATTAGCTGCAGAACAGCTTTTAATAAGTTTAAGGATAGATAATGAATCAGGTGTTAGAAGTAATTGCATTTGGTCATTATGTAGGTTGTACGAAAAATTAAACAATACATTTCAAGAAAGTTTTGTTGATGAATGTACTAAGATAGCCCTTTTTGATAAAGAACCTTCGGTTATGGAAGAAGCAAAAACAGCTTTGGATTCAATGGGGATGCAAGGTTTTTATAACTAA
- the rlmN gene encoding 23S rRNA (adenine(2503)-C(2))-methyltransferase RlmN, whose amino-acid sequence MKNLLGSSIKDLENVALDYGQAAFRGRQIYKWIYNYRNKKKSIDQIDVLPLDFRKKLKDDGFKVSELSLQEKTLASDGTLKLLLSTVDNESIECVGIPTEKRLTACLSSQVGCPMDCKFCATGKEGLKRSLKTSEILDQILFIENEMNRKVNNIVFMGMGEPLLNIDDLLFAIRSINEDFQISQRKITVSTVAVPRMIKKLSAKSFQILGNCQFTLAISLHASNQKIRETIIPSAKNYDIKNIIEDCKQFVRDTGRRVSFEYLMLSGVNDKLEHANELSNLLKGFQCHVNLIQYNQVDGVEFKRSSLKILQLFQSRLANNGITVSFRKSRGLDKNAACGQLRQNARNNII is encoded by the coding sequence TTGAAAAATCTTCTTGGAAGTTCTATAAAAGATTTAGAAAATGTAGCTTTAGATTATGGTCAGGCGGCATTCAGAGGCCGCCAAATCTATAAATGGATCTATAACTATAGAAATAAGAAAAAAAGCATCGATCAAATCGATGTTTTACCTTTGGATTTCAGAAAAAAATTAAAGGATGATGGTTTTAAAGTAAGCGAACTTAGTTTGCAAGAAAAGACTTTAGCTAGTGATGGCACTCTAAAGTTATTACTTTCTACAGTTGACAATGAAAGTATTGAGTGTGTTGGCATACCTACAGAAAAACGACTTACTGCATGTCTATCGAGTCAAGTGGGATGTCCTATGGACTGTAAATTCTGCGCGACTGGTAAGGAGGGTTTAAAGAGATCTTTAAAAACAAGTGAAATATTAGATCAGATTTTATTTATTGAAAATGAAATGAACAGAAAAGTGAATAATATTGTTTTTATGGGTATGGGAGAGCCCTTATTGAATATTGATGATTTGCTTTTTGCAATTAGATCTATAAATGAGGATTTTCAGATTAGCCAGAGAAAGATAACTGTAAGTACTGTTGCAGTTCCAAGAATGATTAAAAAATTATCAGCAAAATCTTTTCAAATTTTAGGTAATTGTCAATTTACATTAGCAATCAGCTTACATGCTTCAAATCAAAAAATAAGAGAAACTATCATACCAAGTGCAAAAAACTATGACATCAAAAATATAATTGAAGACTGTAAGCAATTTGTAAGAGATACTGGTCGTAGGGTAAGTTTTGAATATTTAATGCTAAGTGGAGTTAATGACAAACTAGAACATGCCAATGAATTGAGTAATTTGCTCAAAGGTTTTCAATGCCATGTAAATTTAATACAGTACAACCAAGTTGATGGTGTTGAATTTAAACGATCCTCTTTAAAAATTCTTCAGCTATTCCAATCTAGACTTGCTAATAATGGCATCACTGTTAGCTTTCGAAAAAGCAGAGGTCTAGATAAAAATGCTGCATGTGGTCAATTGAGACAAAATGCAAGAAATAATATTATCTAA
- a CDS encoding high light inducible protein produces the protein MIKPEIVPKRKLPRYGFHFYNERLNGRMAMVGFIALILTEFFLKHGLLLW, from the coding sequence ATGATTAAGCCAGAGATTGTTCCCAAAAGAAAATTACCTCGTTATGGATTTCATTTTTATAATGAAAGACTTAATGGCAGAATGGCTATGGTTGGATTTATTGCGCTTATTCTTACAGAATTCTTTCTTAAACATGGTTTGCTGTTATGGTGA